A window of the Radiobacillus deserti genome harbors these coding sequences:
- a CDS encoding N-acetylmuramoyl-L-alanine amidase family protein: MKRLLLGCVILFFGVLVFSTPVLASGKTVVIDPGHGGKFSGTSGYSGSKTGYYEKQANLEVALKLRKELKALGVTVYMTRDTDRHFASTSKEDLAARMKVANHYARGNEDNTVFISVHHNSLPSKPTMRGFETYYFDINKGIDPDYPPAPLQKKYSPESRRLAKLVHSSVLRNAPVVEGRGLIANDLFVTRNAHMASALVELGYMSNPFEEGLIKTSNFQQKAAAGLAKAINNYFKVYEVYSLNGKRLKVYLNQENALSFAKARAHAYVFDKYNQKVIYHSENLYQVEHKTLGILYESYDMNRALKYAAKYRNTAVVKEKSGEVMWSNYLPKTYKVEHATLGVLYESFQQERALAYAKKYRNTAVINQTTGDVLWSNYLEETYQVEHSTLGVLFESFNLEDAKKYAKLYRNTAVVHRETGEVFWSNYLSGTYEVEHSTLGVLYESYSLDDAIEYAEKYRNTQVVKESTGEVMWTF, translated from the coding sequence TTGAAGAGGTTATTATTAGGGTGTGTCATTTTATTTTTTGGAGTGCTCGTTTTTTCGACACCTGTTCTAGCAAGTGGAAAGACAGTGGTCATTGATCCAGGACATGGTGGAAAGTTTAGCGGAACCAGTGGGTATTCTGGGAGCAAAACAGGATACTATGAAAAGCAAGCTAACCTAGAAGTGGCACTAAAGCTACGAAAAGAACTAAAGGCGCTAGGAGTCACCGTCTATATGACACGTGATACAGACCGCCACTTTGCTAGCACCTCGAAAGAAGATTTAGCAGCAAGAATGAAAGTTGCAAACCATTATGCGAGAGGAAATGAAGATAATACCGTTTTTATTTCCGTACATCACAATTCATTACCATCGAAACCTACTATGCGAGGATTCGAGACCTACTACTTCGATATTAACAAAGGAATTGACCCGGACTATCCACCAGCTCCTTTGCAAAAGAAGTATTCCCCAGAAAGTCGGCGTTTAGCGAAACTCGTGCACAGCTCCGTTTTAAGGAATGCCCCTGTCGTGGAAGGACGCGGATTAATTGCGAATGATTTATTCGTAACTCGAAACGCGCACATGGCATCTGCTCTTGTGGAGCTAGGCTATATGTCCAACCCATTCGAAGAAGGACTTATTAAAACGAGCAATTTTCAACAAAAAGCAGCAGCAGGACTTGCAAAGGCAATAAATAATTACTTCAAAGTATATGAGGTTTATAGTTTAAATGGTAAGCGATTAAAAGTTTACTTGAACCAAGAAAATGCGCTATCCTTTGCGAAAGCACGAGCACATGCGTATGTTTTTGATAAATACAATCAGAAAGTAATCTATCATTCTGAAAATCTCTATCAAGTAGAACATAAAACGCTAGGCATCCTTTACGAATCGTACGATATGAATCGAGCGTTAAAATATGCTGCAAAATATCGCAATACGGCAGTTGTGAAAGAAAAATCAGGGGAAGTGATGTGGTCTAATTACTTACCGAAGACGTACAAGGTAGAACACGCAACCTTAGGTGTCCTTTATGAATCCTTCCAACAGGAAAGAGCATTAGCCTACGCGAAAAAGTATAGAAATACAGCCGTAATCAACCAAACGACTGGGGATGTCCTTTGGTCGAATTACTTGGAAGAAACCTATCAAGTAGAGCACTCAACCCTCGGTGTGTTGTTTGAATCCTTTAACTTAGAGGATGCAAAGAAGTACGCAAAGCTATACCGTAATACAGCGGTTGTCCATAGAGAAACTGGAGAAGTATTCTGGTCGAACTACTTATCGGGCACCTATGAAGTGGAGCACTCTACACTAGGTGTACTCTATGAATCCTATTCATTAGACGACGCCATCGAATATGCGGAAAAATATCGCAATACACAAGTAGTGAAGGAATCTACAGGTGAAGTGATGTGGACCTTCTAG